gatgacaaacgTGATGATATCAGCTTCCCCATCgccaaattcccatatttatgtggtaatattcaattatcatctgcatatggtgtttatatcaagaccttgttctgcgtatgatcagtttttaaatcgaggcaaattactgacaaacaagttgatggtacatggatttcaacagtcaacatttcgcaagctccatggtcgttataacgatctagtttgtcaatacaacctatgatAGGGCTAAATGTTGTCtcaagtgtttcataccgattgttaggccgttcgtggcacactgattttgactacagataactccgtttgcctgatcgggatgTTGGGCTCATGGCGGGcgcgaccggtcgacaggggatgcttgctcctcctaggcacttgatcccgcctctggtgtgtccaggggtccgtgtttgcccaactatctattatgtattgcttatgggatttatgagattgatcactgatcgctATCTTCAGCTTTCATACAGATGAACTCAATATAGTTGAAAGTTTGTACTATGTCAATACAACAGGAGACCTTAATAACATTGATTCATTACACACCAATGCTAACGATGCTAACAAACACGATTTTATTTTGGTTTAATAAATCTTTGTGATTTCAATATATGTACTGTCCATTTCGATATTTGTGGTGAAAAGAATTCTTTTACTTCAAAAGTCACAATGAAAGATGacgataacgaaaagtgatcaatctcataactcctatgggcaatacaaaatagagagtttctGGTATTATGAATAATATATCATTAGGATAAAtgccgtctgacgtgtttcataccgatttttaggtCGTTCCTGacacattaattttgactacggataactccgtttacctgatcaagatataagactcacagcggctgtgaccggtcagcaggggatgtttactcctcctaggtatctgatcccacctctgatatatccagtggtctgtctttgcccaactttctattttgcatagcttattggagttatgaggttgatcactgttcgttattcaCACCTTTCATCATTACTGTTTCCTCTTATCGTCATTGATATTGCATATAATTTATTATGGTCAGATCAATTTTATGAtggtgaaataaaaacaaatgaatGAATGACACATATTGCTTCAATTGTTGATAATGAAGCTAAAATTTTATAGTATGATATAACATTTTAGCTAGCTTCCTCGCCTCCCGCTTAAATACATTATAGATCATTGCGTTTTATCTTACACAGTTGGAGATCACGGTTTGGGAGCACGGTTAGATGCGCTCTGCTACGATGGAATACAGTTTGTTGAGGTTTTAACGACTGAAAATTAATCATGTTGGTCGtagacaaattttgataatcaaataaTTTGCTACAATCAAGACAATGGTACCGAATGACGCCAAGATTAGGTAGGATTTAATACGAGCACCACGATTATTCCACGATTAAGACAACGATTTCAATCGTAGCACAAATAGTGATAGTTTGAACATAGCATCAGGGTAGATTCAAAGCATTATGGAGTATAATTGATTGTCAATTTTCTTCGGGGAGTCGACGAGTCATTAGAAATTAGCTTGCAAAATTACTATCGTGGCAATATAAACGGTGTTGCAtcaaatatgtatatttcattgcatGCTTTTCACTACCATGTCTAGACCAGGAACCAAGGGAGCGCTAGTTGACATTAATTTGATTGACAAACATTGTTAAAATCTAACAATAAGGACTATTACACAATGCGATTGCAAAATACAACATCAATAATTGAAAACCCAGAAAACCTTTTAGATTTATCTAACAATGCGTATTTTAATGTAAAACGTTAACTAACGttaagaaaaatatcttttcaAAATCAAGGAATTGTAAATCATGTCACGTTCATGACGTCATTCTGAAAAACTGACCGTCAAAATTATACTGCATGTATATGGAAACGATCTCCTTAACCAATACATGTGCTTGGGTCGTGTTTCATGcaaattgttaggccgttcttttcACACTGATTTTGCAGTACAGATTTACTCcttttacccgatcaagatataaggttcacggtgggtgtgaccggtaaacAGGGGATGTTAACTTCTcttaggcacctaatcccacctctgatatatccagagGTTTTACCAACTCTTGAAtttgtattcgttataggaGTTGAAATTGATCACggagagagttgggcaaacacggacctctggatataccagaggtgggatcaggtgtctatgaGGAGTACACATCCACTGTAGaactgtagaccggtcacacccacagAGAGCCCCATATATGTATAACTAAACGGAGGAATGCGCAGTCAGAATCAGTGCGCTAAAAACGATCTAACGATTAGTATGAAACAATGAAAGGTTGtgatggcaaactagattgttataacgaccaaacaatttgcgaaatgctgaatgtaaacgaaactgttgaaacacctgtaacatcaacttgattgtcagtagcctgcctcgatttacaaactgatcatatgcagaaagAATCCTTGCGTATCAAATTATTtgggagatataaacaccatatgtcgGTGATAGTGGGATAtggcttatatatatatatatatatatatatatatatatatatatatataaagcactgaagaaccaacaacattcagtatccaaaactgtcggatctatgttaaatagatacaatggtcagggaaaataattatataaagcagtagaatgaccaacgacatgaacaattggaattgtcaaattttcgggacaacctgtcccttcgtcaggacgggaaaggattacattatggagaaaacacaaatataattaacaataagcacTAAAGCTACATTACAAAACTAGCTAAACACTTTTACAGCGGATTACATGTTGCAGGCTCTGTTATTAActcaaaaaagaataacaatcaGAGCGTGAACTCATCATGTCTGGTCACTGTGGTATTAGTCGGTAAAGTGTAAAATTCattaaccccttctctaccgtaccggtcaatttgaccggtggcgcgtaaaaacagggcaacgcaaaaggagtgcctctaaatctttgaaactacggtcataagatatatgatctatatatcatatttttggaaattttctctattttttgactatgtaaaaatcaataaagtaagtaaagccattagattaaaaaaaagcatataaagtgaaggatggcttcgtctaattatgacgcaacgctttttcgcaaggtcattttccccctcgatatgatattttttattttccttatgaattcaatattttttttatatttttgaatagcatatattccctgctttcagaagatataaaaattatttttaatgcctggcaaagttataagaaaaaagcaattttttacacatgtacgttttcttacgattttatttctcaatgtttaaacatatcggcgttttacctatatttatatatggaaatagggaaaagtaaatacagcctgtaaaagtagaggaaatttcctctttgatgggcccttatttgtgttataattctcggtagtttttatattacgataaaatgaaattgggtcatgctgcgcggttttctttaaaattagcgacaaaacgtcgtcgctataaaagcgatcgacgcgcgtcgcacgaaaactataaaatttgtattgtcctcttttagtaaattcagtacattttcatacactaaaacaatatacagataagtatgaaataatcagccaagtattctctgctttttaaaaaaaagcataaaaccaatattggtatataacagttacacaacctactTGTAgcttcataaaacacctattgagaatgttacatcggcagagtaaatttaaaaaaaagatagatagataaaatacttcaaattcgGATATGAACGTTATAATTGTTTGGAATAGTAATAATTTTCCCctgccaaacaaataaaactaaaagAAGTTCGCATATAGCCTCTAGGcctatacttttatttttccgtgatcggGATCGCGGACCCCGCGGgattttctgaaagtgtgcacggggAACACATGTGTTTcggtttcaacgaaaacaacacagcttcactGTCACAGCGAAGGCttatattttacatctttaaaacgacctgatgtcagaagatGCCATGgatctcctgttgcaggatgacccaaacgatcatgcattcagtataaacatgtacatgtaagttgatgtagccacataggctgactagaaaaaaaaaatgcagttttgttatgttatgaaaaatttacGATTAATCaacgcgatttgatgccatgatttgtcgtttcatgaaagaaaatatttatattttatgatatctaaaccaagtgaataacaTCTAATTGCTTATTAAGAGCTGACATCATTTAATCTGTCCTGGTCCGGCATTAATCCGTCTGATTAACACCCCCTTTTTTCAGAATTCTCTCCTTACCTGACGCTCGAGTGTAAGAAGGGGTGGATAGGGGGatgggggtggttttaatcagactgggcattcatggCCGTTGGTTAGAGGGCTATTTTCAAggatttttccatgtttattaaaaattatctttctatgaaaagaaaacacaatctggtaggaaaacacatattacgtcattgtaatgataaaatttattatcataatttgaattattttcttcatattgtaacagaaatataaacgaaatgtgtgtttgggccgaaatggaggggggggggggggggttacatgtacgtaacatcaatcaaagtctgattatgacaggctaatgaaaaatcatatatagatttctcttttatccaaatgcatgtattttacatacactgagtagcttatgaccataaattacatgtattacatacatgctggtactggtatgctatgagctatcatcttgcctagattttctctaatttcgactaaatccacacccccatcagagtaccatgcaaggggatttagacactgtgtaccatgaagaaccaattcaattctacttttgtATCTGGGGTCACatactttccctcagagttgcagtatttttgctggaccctgtaggttttaacctgaatttattcagtatcccccccccccccaatgtacATGTTAGGCATAATGCTGACACCTACAtcatgcatatcttttttttttcattacgcactctgctactcttgcaatgtataataaaatattccattcatttctaacacatgtacgtACGCAATCCCTTaccaaatgtcacttcaaatacaggacatctctatctttaaataaatttgagctgtacttaagtgcgaaactgtcccttgctaccatgaaacttatattttgctttaaaacatgaaccaacaattcttaattgtaatttcttttcatctttgaaaagggtattgacatcccaatatttagtgggaagttccCAGGTATCGTCCGCTAGTGACAGTCTGCTGGCAAATTCAGACATGCGatggaaggatgctgatgtgaAGGATACAgagacacctgatccaagaactaTGGCATTTCATTCAGAGTGTCAACCTGacattcagttggtatgactctttgaggttgaatatagggttaaatctgtatacatttggttaacaataaataataattaataaatcccgataatacatttacaaatggaatcatggcgtCATGATACACTGAAATGCGTTCTTTACTGCATTACTAGgtatcacatacatacaaaaagagacaaaaaaccccggaaaatcattattctgtttctaattacaaggtatgacaagttttctaaatgctgacaaataacGTAAGGTGGCCaaaactgattttatttgcaatttcctttcagatatgggacccgattattcagagaactgcagattttatgaagctgtttttgacagaagatttggttttctccatctgtattgccaccaaccattatgctgagatggtcatattTCGAGGGAAGGATTGTCATTATGCTTCCCAAGGAAATTCGCatcctctcactgaagaggaattgtataggtattactagttttaaagtaccgatattgtgacagtgatttccagtttaaaacgaataataaaatgcatgataaaaagattatctttaccaaaattaatcttgctgtgcgtctaacacatttattagatgtgtactacaattacctctgataaaatttcataagtaattaaatgcatactagtaattttcagagggccttgactattgaaaacatttacagagccaattgtgcattcaaaagctctgacaatacattagtatttagggctaagtattaagaaattcttttttttccagatttttgtgcattatcttatacatgtttgctatgaagttccagtcgatagacagatattggtcagtGCATGCCGCTATCGGAAGAACCAAGTACAGTGTATCAAGAATGGTgtctagaaataagttttaagaggttgaatataagaacatttttgttaaatatgatgcaagtacatttaaatctagtgattgaaagtaagtacgtGAACATTGGTATACGTTGAACTTGCAGAGGAAAAACGggtagtactttttgataacatttgataggtgctgttacttagcaaccaaatatatttgaatgcaaaaaattaaattattttagattaacaataaagatctttgttttaatattgcaatatttattctatttagtggagcataatggcaaaacgtcatattattaaaaaatgatggatatgtataatgtatttaaagtacaaagtttccattttatgacctttgaccttaattcttttcatcatattttttgttaaaaaccttttaaaatgattaagatttatttaaagattatatttttaaaataatgtgacatttactaatcatcgtTCAAtgcaattatgtttaaattgtgtcgaatgtatgtagaaaggcaaattatggtcaaaattgtactctgagtgttgttacttagcaaccaaaaatatttgtttgtcaataaaattgatttatttgattgtgatacttttgtagtattttcaaaggcacatcagctcatacatttagaatttcctatttttgactctaatccagtgagaggggtcgtaatatatatatttcagagaaaaaaaattgcaaaaatgtgcacttatatgacctttgaccccgtagacctctttgaggtcatgggataccttgacaaactttataagaaattattccctgtctaattcctaacaaaattatatgtcatatgcctatcccaaatcgtgatacatgcagattttattcgatgtaaaaatattgtcatttagtctttaaaaacctctaaaatgtgccggtagagaaagggttaatgGACGAACTAACTTGGCCGATCAAAAGGTGAAACAATTAATCCGTACATCGTGGTATTTTCCCCATGACCAAACTATTGAAAATCTAAATTTCAGATAATAGTAAATGAAATTGGCGTAATGTCTAAACTATTGGTTACTTGTAAGAAACTAAAAATGGAACTTGTTGATGAGTGTCAACGATGTTGGCAGTGCTGGTACTGTTATGCATCCAGTTGGTGAAGCGAGGCGATGTATCATTGGTAATATGAGGCGGTACGCAGATATCTTAAGAGAAATAAAGTTATGAGAAATAAACCGTTGTCGTTGATCAGAGGGAGAATAACATTGTCATATCAAAAATAGGTTTAGCCAATGTTCATTCTGGCAAAGTCAATCATTTTGTTCATGTCGTTAGGACGGAATGACTTTAGtctgtgcatccagaatttttcttttttctttctatctGTGGAGCTCCAGGTTTGGTTGTGATCAATAACCACGACAGTCATGTCTTCCCATTTGTGGCCATCTAGGTTGAAATGTTCTCCAACAGGCTCAGTGATTCTTTTGGTTTTGATGGTCGACCGGTGGTTATTAATACGTTTGCGGAGATCTCCTTTTTCGCCAAGGTACTGCTTCTGGCATGCTTTGCAGCTTATGAGGTATATGCAGTTGTTTGTGCGGCAGGACGTGTTTCCGAATTTTTTTTAGTTACGTCCAGTAACCGGGCTTCTGAAAGTGTCAGTATCCTCGCTATGCTTGCACAGAAGGCACCTTTTGTCAGAACAAGCTCTAAAGCCCCCGTTTGGCAGTGGGTTGTCCAGTCTTGCTCTATCTACCATGTCCTTGAGATTTCGAGGCCGTCTGAAGGCTGCCATTGGTGGCTCTTTGAATACTGTTGCCATTCTTTCGTTGTTGTAAAGAACTGGCAGGTGTCTACGCAAGATGGAGTTGAGACTCTTCAAGACGGGATGGAAGGTAGTCAAAAGTGGGACTCTGTtactttttctctctctctttttattGTAACAGGGTGTTTCGGTCTTTGCTGGACAACTCATCGATTGCCGATTGCACTGGGGCAGCCCTATAGCCTCTTCTGCATAGGTGTGTTTTCAGGAGTTGGCTCTGTTCTTGGAAGGATGTTGTAGATGAACAGATGCGACGAACTCTAGTGGCTAAACCTTTGGGCACTCCTTTGAAAGTATGAGGAGGATGGCAGCTCGATGACATCAAATATAGGTGAGAGTCAGTTGGTTTTGTGTGAAGACTGAACTCTATTTCACTATTGTTCAGAGTGGATGTGGTGTCCAAGAAGGTGTTCGTTGAACATGAAATTTCCACTGTGAATTTGATGGAATGGTGGAACGAATTGGTGAGAGAAATAAAGCCGTCGAGACTCTCTCGGCTGCCAGTCCATTTCATTTCTATGTCATCAATGAAATGCAACCAACTGAGGAGCCTGGAAGGCGACTGGTTTAGTAGGTTGCGTTCAAGTCTGCCCATGAAAATGTTGGCATATGATGGAGTCATCTTGGTTCCCATAGCAGTGCCACTTATCTGCTAATAGTGCTCACCGTTGAACATGAAGTTGTTCATTTTGAGAACATGTTCAAGTAGTTTAATGCGAGATACACTTGAATAAAATCTTAtctcaacgtcagaaaattgcatttttccttaaacagcgttatcaaaatttcataaaaactggttaaaacgctataataatattcataacaatcttatgaaactgtttctttacaaaactatacaaaatgtctgtgaaaaataaaggaaatctatcgcataatagccgtgtttcgagttcctcCGGAACACAGTGTTTATTCTGTTTTTAGTCACGCCGCgtcaaaaatgttccacagggttACTTCCGGTATATCGTTGTTTACCTTTGTTTACCAACAGTCGACACTTCGTGTATTAGGCCTAGTAGGGTGCAGATAGCGTTAATTCTGTCgatcatcatgaaatttaaatacacatgtaatagtttggggtgtatgcggtacatatttgtttatgagcGTTTGATAAGCTACTATTAATCTACGAAATACAACGAAAGATTTCGTCAAGAACAGAAGAAGACGATGTTGTCGTGTAACTCACACAAGGCCCAGCTGTCTAGTAACCGGAGGGGGAAAGGAAAAGAACGTATTAGACTCAGTGACACCTGTCAAacaggtaaaatgaaaattatgacgatattttatatatgattaaacaaaacacaatgtgcacTGCTTCATAAAGCAGACATTAGGTCCAGTACAGTCTAGGGCCtatgtgaaatagaatttacgTTATCAAATCAGGGCCAAAATGgacataaacatgtaacatatataattattaaaatGTAACGGGAACCAGTCTGTTTCCGGCCGCAAAGTGCACTCAGTCTGCCCAAAGCATAACAACTATCAAAGTACCCTTAAACTCTGTACTGAAGGGCGTAATACTAAGGGACAGACTAAGTCCACTGACAATGTCAATTTACAATGACTGGTCCTGTTTTTTTTCAACCCAGGTTCAGATATAAGATTCCTAGATTATGATCAACACCTTTGAATAAGAATAGAGTTTGAAAGTTTTAACAGATCATTTATTATAGTATAATGCTGAATAATTTGATTGAcaacaaataataaacaagttttcaaaataacctccaaaaatgtaaacaaaataaaaaggtAAATGAGTTAGAAAtcgaaaatgaatttaaataacagaaatatataagggggaaatgaaaatattatggcCTTAAAATATCAAAGGAGAAGGGAATAGGCTTCCATACAACACCTAACAAACCCAAAAGCACATGGTGACTCGCTATACCAGTAAAACTGTATGTAAATTCTAAGTATCAATAAGGTACTAAGCTCAGTAATTTCTCTACATAAAAAAATAACTACAATGCTCTATAAGGTAAAGTTGTAAAGGGATATCTAATTCAACCTTGATCCAGTCTGACTCTATCCAGGGACTAAATTACATCTTAAGAATTTAGACTATTTCCTAAACACGATAAAAATAAGACTGCACGAGCAGTCCGGGATTTAACCCAAGAGAAGAAGAGAAGAATAGAGAGAGCTCGAACCTGTGGGTTCTTTAGCCTCTAGTAAAGTGACTTGAAACTGCCGCTGTCACTGTTTATATACTAACTCTAACCAATGAAAATGACTCTAACTAAGAGACTTTGAAAACTGCAGGATGAAAATCTAAAACGATTTCTGGTGAGTTTAAGGCACTAGCTTTAAACCAATGAAAAGTCAGGAAACAAATTAATGTTGGAATGATTGACAAGATGGAGGCAAattcaacagtataaacagCACATGTGAAAAAAAATAGTAAAGTGAACAATTTACATCAGATTCAGACTTTACACAAAAATGATGATCTACAGGAAGTATAGTAGCATAAACATAGGTAATGAATTAacaatttaaatatcaattaaaCCAAACCTGTCACAGATTTAAGAcataaataataacaatatacagTGAAGAGTAATATATTAGCTATAACATTATAGGCAATATAGGtatttgaaatagctttattatttaaagatagTTTAGATTGAATTAGACTGGGTTTCTAAGTGCAATGGTATAGCCATATGTGGGTGAGGATAAAATTATCTACTTGGGTATAGTCAATATGCtgtctaatttgaaaataattatttatcaactaATACTTGTGTCACAATTAAGACTTTGGAGTTTGATTTCTAATGATATACTCATGTAATTGGAAGAATTTTTAGCATGGCTTTTGATTATTGTAGTAATGTTATTGACTTTTCTTCACAATCCAGTAGGTATTTGTGATTACTGCTCATATTTACAtcactgaacaaaatatatatctgatcatGATTAAGGGAAAAATATTCCTTTCAGCAACATCATTTCAATTATGTGCTCATAGACTGGTCCAGCGCAATCTCTAGTATAATTAGCcatgtatatatatgcttaATCTAGCTATATGCTTTTTAAAGCTAATTGAAATAGCTATAGAAAGCTAACTGAAATAGCttgatataactatttcaaatcttctatcaaatatagttttaaagcataaaaattgaatttctaagtgaaaatatttcatccttgtactcaaaacaacacactgtaaacaaaaaatgcttcttaaactatgtaccttaggaagaattttgattctaaattgtcaaatttttagGATTATTTTAAAAGTAGTTGTTAAGCAACATTTTACTCATTTTCACCGTTGAGGATCAATAGAATGATATATTGGCAATCAGAttccacattgtaaagtcatcatataCTTTATCAAAGCTTCGACACACACAAGGTAGTGGACAGTTATGAATACAGAAGACATTCTCTTTCcatgaaaattcttaaaatggCATATGATCTATAACTAGAATAGTGTTGTGGTtaattcaaagtacatgtatattattatgtGCCATTGCACTTAATAAATTTAATCGAAACTAGCTTAATGAagctatttgaaatagctttataaaactatatagctaaatatagagattgtgctggacctGATAGATATAGTAATACAGAGGAAATCCATCATAtgcatcaaaagtttgaaaaaggtgaattgacttaaatatttgtaaacaaaattgaaaaaaaaaagaaattaggaAGAACCTTTTGTCTTCGTTTAAAACATGTTGGGTAGACTTTGAAGTTGTTTGACTCGGCTTTATACATGATACATGCTAAGTGCTCAAATGACTCTTGTGATGATGGATGCATATTTTTTCAGATTGATGTCAGAAGTCTGAATGCAAACAAGCTCCCATATGACTACAATGTATAAGGGAAattagatatatgtacaataaatatggtaagctttattgataaaagtcatgaaaactcatacattcacagttttaatatgaattacttcatgtatttccaaataagttaaaaaatatacatgtatgtgcagtGAACAGTATTcttaacaaatacatgaattataatttctgcattttcttttttttttacgtctttgcttctcaaattgacaaaaatctattatcaatattgtgGCATCTCTCCTTTTTTTCAGGTATATGGGAACTGGATAATTTCCCATGCCTTTCACTTGAGGTCTTCagtttcatcattaatcatGTGAATGTCTGTATGCCAAACTCTCATGATGTCATGTCATTACTGGACATTCCTTAACACTGGTTTATTTCAGCCACACTACCTATAACATTGCCAAAATAttagactgaaaattttcaaatacacaatatttgAAGCAGCAAAAGAAACGAATTAGatatgtataacacacaaaaaagaagaaattaattctCACCTGGCCGAAATAAACTTTTTACTCCTTTTTAGCTCCCTTTCACTGCATACCAGCCGATAACTAGCAGTCATTATATGCAGATCAGTCATTGCTATCAACCTGTGTATATatgcaatgtgaagataacgaacagtgatcaatctcataactcctacaagcaatacaaaatagatggttgggcaaacacggaccctggacacaccagaggtgggatcaggtgcctagga
Above is a genomic segment from Ostrea edulis chromosome 3, xbOstEdul1.1, whole genome shotgun sequence containing:
- the LOC125656229 gene encoding uncharacterized protein LOC125656229; the encoded protein is MSEDAMDLLLQDDPNDHAFSINMYMVLTSQYLVGSSQVSSASDSLLANSDMRWKDADVKDTETPDPRTMAFHSECQPDIQLIWDPIIQRTADFMKLFLTEDLVFSICIATNHYAEMVIFRGKDCHYASQGNSHPLTEEELRHLLSEQALKPPFGSGLSSLALSTMSLRFRGRLKAAIGGSLNTVAILSLL